The DNA segment GATACGCAAGGCTAACCGGAGATATTCTCCATTTCAACGGGGAGAGGTCCGATGCGAGCCGACGCACGCCGCAACTACGAACACATCGTGGAGGTCGCGCGCGCCGCGTTCACCGAGCACGGCGTCGACGTGCCGCTCGACGACATCACCAAGCGCGCGAAGGTCGGCGCCGGCACGCTCTATCGGCACTTTCCGACCCGCGAGGCACTCATCGAGGCGGTGTTCCGCAGCGAGATGACCGCGATGAGCGAGCGCGCGTACGAGCTGCTGGAGACGCGGCCGCCGTTCGAGGCGCTGGAGGAGTGGCTGCGCCTGCAGCTGCGGTTCGTGGAGCACAAGCGCGGGCTGGGGCTCGCGCTGCGCGCGATGGACCAGGGCGCGGAGACCTTCGCGTACTGCAAGAAGCTGATGACCGAGGCAGTCTCGGCGATCGTCGACCGGGCCAGGCAGGACGGCGTCATCCGCGCCGACGTACGGCCGGGCGACATCCTGCGGCTGCTGCACGGCATCGCGCTGGCCTCCGAGGCCGACCCCAGCTCGGCCGAGCGGCTGCTGGCGATCATGCTCGCCGGCATCCGAGCGTGACGCCACGCTCGGATGCCGCTCTATGGGCGAACCGCCGGTTCGGTGGAATGAGCGGTCACGCCAGTCAATCTCCCGCGTCGTAGGCCCGAGGGCGTCACCAGAACTGACGACTTCCCGGTCCGGGTCGGGCGAGCGCCGAAAACTCGTGCCAAAGTTTCCTACCGGCGGATGTCAAGACCACCACGGCGGCTCCGACCAACGGTCGAACCGAGCCCAACCGGGGCCGGCGTGGCACGAGGAGTACGAGATGAAGTTCATCATCAGCATGCACATCAACCCGGCCGTCCTGGACGCGCTCACCAAGGAGGAGATGGACGCCATCGGCGCCGGCCACGGCGCGTTCATCGAGGAGATCAAGGCCTCCGGCGAGCTGATCGTCACGCAGGCGCTGGTCGACCCGTCGCAGGCGGCGGTCGTCCGCGTACGCAACGGCCAGCCGGTCGTCACCGACGGTCCTTTCCTGGAGGCGAAGGAATATCTCGGCGGCTTCTACCTGGTGGACGTGGAGAGCAAGGAGCGGGCGATCGAGCTGGCCGCGAAGATCCCGGACACCGCGGTCGAGGGCCTGGGGGTCGAGGTGCGGCAGGTCATGTTCTCTGACGGACTATTGGAGGCATGACAGAGCACGCCATCGAGGACCTGCTGCGTGAGCTCACGCCGCAGGTCCTCGGCGCGTTGGTGCGCCGGCACGGGCAGTTCGAGGAGTGCGAGGACGCCGTACAGGAGGCCGTGCTGGCCGCGTCCGTGCAGTGGCCGGCCGACGGCCTGCCGGCCAATCCGCGCGGCTGGCTGGTGACGGTCGCGTCGCGGCGGCTGATCGACCAGATGCGCAGCGAGCACGCCCGGCGCGAGCGCGAGACCTCGGTCGCGACGGAGGTCGCGCCCGAGGACGTGCCGGACACCGACGACACGCTCGTCCTGCTGTTCATGTGCTGCCATCCGACGCTGACCGGCGCGTCGCAGACGGCGCTGACGCTGCGCGCGGTCGGCGGCCTGACAACGGCCGAGATCGCGCGCGCGTTCCTGGTGCCGGAGGCCACCATGGCCGCGCGGATCAGCCGCGCCAAGCAAAAGATCAAGGCCGCCGGCAGTACGTTCGGGCTGCCCGCCGGCGAGGAACGTGAGGAGCGGCTGCGGGTCGTCCTGCACGTGCTCTACCTGATCTTCAACGAGGGTTACACGGCCTCCTCCGGCGCCGAGCTGCACCGCGCCGACCTGGCGCGCGAGGCGATCCGGCTGGCCAGGATGGTGCACCAGCAGCTGCCGGACGATTCCGAGGTCGCCGGCCTGTTGGCGCTGATGCTGCTGACCGACGCTCGCCGCGAGGCGCGGACGACCGCCACCGGCGACCTCGTACCGCTGGACGAGCAGGACCGTACGAGGTGGGACCGCGCGCTGATCGAGGAAGGCACCAAGCTGGTCTCGGCGTCGCTGGCCGGACCGGCGCTCGGGCCGTACCAGCTGCAGGCCGCCATCGCCGCCACGCACGCGGACGCCCCCACCGCCGCGGAGACCAACTGGTCGCAGGTGCACGCGCTTTACCTGATCCTGGAACGGATCGCACCCAACCCGATGGTGACGTTGAACCGGGCGGTCGCTCTCGCCGAGCTGAAGGGGCCGGACGCCGGACTGGCCTTGCTGTCCACATTGGACGATGACGAGCGGATGGCCGGCCATCACCGGTTGTTGTCCGTACGCGCGCATCTGCTGGAGAAAGCCGGCGACGCGACGGGTGCGTACGACCACTACCGGCTCGCCGCGAAGGCGACCGCGAGCCTCGCCGAGCGGCGGTATCTGGAGTCGCGCGCCGACCGGGTCAAGCGGTAGTTGTTTCCCTTTTATCCTTTATCACGTTGCATTTCCTCATCAACCTGAGACCGAAAGGTCTGGTTGCCGGTTATTTCCGCAGGTAGTTTCCCCGGCGGGGATTTCCGAGAGAGGGAGGGAAAATGAAGGGAACTTTCGCCCGATGCGGCGTGCTGGCGGCCGGACTCGCGCTGCTGTTCACCGCGGCGCAGCCGGCCTCCGCGGCCGAGCGGCCAGGGCCCGGCCACGAGGGCATGGCCGGTCCGCCACCGTCCTTCACCACCGTGTCGCCGGCCGTCGCCGGCATCCCCGGCGTCGACGTGTCCAACTGGCAGGGCTCGATCAACTGGACGTCCGTGCACAACGCCGGGATCAAATGGGCCTACATCAAGGCCACCGAGGGCACGACGTACAAGGATCCGTACTTCAGCTCCAACTACACCAACGCCTATTACGCCGGCATGATCCGCGGCGCGTACCACTATGCGCAGCCTGGCGCCTCCAGTGGCGCCACGCAGGCGAACTACTTCGCCAGCAACGGGGGCGCGTGGAGCCGCGACAACCGTACGCTGCCGGGAATGCTGGACCTGGAAGGCGGCTGCGCCGGCAAGACGCAGTCGCAGATGGTGGCCTGGATCAAGGACTTCTACAACACCTACAAGTCGCGTACGACCCGGGACGTGGTCATCTACACCTCGGCCGGCTGGTGGAACAGCTGCACCGGTGGCAGCAGCGCCTTCTCCGCGCTGACGCCGCTGGACGTGGCCAGCTGGGGCGGGTCCTCACCGACCATGCCGCGCGGCTTCCCGTACTACACCATGTGGCAATACACCGACTCCGGCTCGGTCAGCGGCATCAGCGGCGCCGTCGACCGGGACACCTTCAACGGCAGCGCCGACCGCCTGCTCGCCCTGGCCAACAACACTCCGTAGCTCCGGTTTCGCCGCAACGCCTCGTTGCTGTCCTAGCAGGCTCCAGGCTCCAAGGTGACAGCAACGAGGCGTCGCGGAGTAGTTTCCCGGGTATGGCTACCGAGAAAGTGCGGCTGACCGGGGAGAAGGCGACGATGCTCGCCACGTTGTACGGCCGCGCCATCGAGACCACCTTTCCCGATCCGATCATCGTCGACCCGATGGCACTGGCCGCGGTCCGCAAGCTCGACTTCAACTTCCGGACCATCAAGCTGCGCCACGACGACCCGCACAGCATCGCGATCCGCGCCAAGCTGTTCGACGAGCTCACCACCGAGCTGCTCGCCGCACATCCGGGCGCGAGCGTGCTGCATCTGGGATGCGGCCTGGACAGTCGGGTTTTCCGCATCGACGTACCGGCCGGCACGACCTGGTTCGACGTCGACTTTCCGGAGGTCGTCGATCTGCGCAAGCAGGTCTATCCGGATCCGGACGTCGATTATCACCTGGTCGCGTCGTCGGTCACAGACCTCGCGTGGCTGGAGAAAGTGCCGGCCGACCGGCCGGTCGTGGTGGTCGCCGAAGGACTGGTGCCGTATCTGGAGGAAAAGGCGGGCATCGCGTTGTTCACCGCGATCGCCGCGCGTTTTCCGGCCGGTGAGGCGGTTTTCGACGCCTGGACCCGCACCGCGGTCAAGCTGCGCAAGCTGCAGCCGGCCGTACGACAGGCCGGCGCCGACATGGGTTGGGGCATCGACGATCCGCGCGAGCTGGAGCTGGCCATCCCCGGTTTCACCTTCGTGGACGCGCCCAACATCTTCCACCAGCTGGATGTCGAGAAGCTGTCCGCGGCGACGCGGGCCGCGGTCAGCGTGCCGTTCATCCGGAAGATGAGCCGCGTGCTGCATTACCGATTCACCCGGCCGCCGTTGTCACAGCTGGAAAAGGTCGCGCTGACCGGCGAGAAGTCGACGTTGCTGCTGACCTTGTACGCCCGTGCGCTCGACGCGGTCAGCGACCATCCGCTGCTCGGCGACCGGACCGCCCTGGACGTCCTGCAAAAACTCGACGTGGACCAGGACCGGATCCGGCTCGGCACCGGTGACGACATCGGCACGATCATCCGCGCGCGCGAGCTCGACCGGCGTACGATCGAGTTCCTGCGCGACCATCCGGACGGCACGGTGCTGCACCTGGCCTGCGGCCTGGACAGCCGCGCGCTGCGGATCGACCGGCCGGCGTCGTCGCGCTGGTTCGACGTCGACTATCCGGAGGTCGCCGACCTGCGACGCAAACTTTACCCGGAACCGTCCGGAAACTACCGGCTGATCGGCTCGTCGGTCGCCGACCACGACTTTCTCCGGGAGGTGCCGGACGACCAGCCGGTGCTCGTACTCGCCGAAGGCCTGACGCAATATCTCACCGAAGAGGTCGTCGTCGGCCTGTTCGCCGCTGCCACCCGCCGCTTCCGCAGCGGGGTGTTGTTGTTTGACGCGTGTGCGAAATGGGTCGTCAAGGTGTCCAGATACAGTCCGCCGCTGAAGCAGGCCGGCACGTCTTTCGGCTGGGGCATCGACGATCCGCACGAGCTGGAGGAACTGGTGCCAGGCATACGGTTTGCCGACGAGTGGTTTCTCGGCGACGACCCCGACCTGGCACATCGATCGGTGCTCGCCCTGTTCCTCTTCAAGCGGATCCGCGCGCTGAGCCGCTCTCTGCGGTTGCTCGAATATCGTTTCTGAAGCGTTATTTGTTCGGCGGCGCCGGAGGGTCGTAGTCGAGTCGAGGTGCGTCCGGACGGCCGTTGTTGGGGAGTTTGGCGTACGCGTCGAGGAGTCTGGCGCGGTCCGCGGACGACAGGTGGTCCTTCACGTGGTAGGTCCCGTCCGGACCGCGCTCGATCAGGTCCGGCGGCAGCAGCGCCGGATCCACCGAGTTCGCGGTCGGATGCGCGGGGTCGACCTTGAGCCCGGAGTTGACGTATTCCTCGACCCGCGTGTAGACGGCGCCGCCTTGGTCGCGCGGGATAGGCGGATCCTTCTCGGCCTCGTAATGGTCGGCCGGGTTCTCGCCTTTGACCGCGTCCTGAAGTTGGTCGGAGGTGATGTCGGTGCCACTGGCCAGGATCGGACCGACACCGGGGATGAACTGTACGACGCTGTTGGCGGCCTTGATGCCGACGGAAATGGCCTTGGACTGTGAATCGCGTTCCTGGTAGGCCTGTTCGTCGGTGAGCAGCTTGGCGTCATGAGCTTCCTGAATGGCACCGAGATAGCCGTTGTTGAGGATGTTGCGTCGATAGTTGTACTGGCCCTCA comes from the Fodinicola acaciae genome and includes:
- a CDS encoding RNA polymerase sigma factor → MTEHAIEDLLRELTPQVLGALVRRHGQFEECEDAVQEAVLAASVQWPADGLPANPRGWLVTVASRRLIDQMRSEHARRERETSVATEVAPEDVPDTDDTLVLLFMCCHPTLTGASQTALTLRAVGGLTTAEIARAFLVPEATMAARISRAKQKIKAAGSTFGLPAGEEREERLRVVLHVLYLIFNEGYTASSGAELHRADLAREAIRLARMVHQQLPDDSEVAGLLALMLLTDARREARTTATGDLVPLDEQDRTRWDRALIEEGTKLVSASLAGPALGPYQLQAAIAATHADAPTAAETNWSQVHALYLILERIAPNPMVTLNRAVALAELKGPDAGLALLSTLDDDERMAGHHRLLSVRAHLLEKAGDATGAYDHYRLAAKATASLAERRYLESRADRVKR
- a CDS encoding class I SAM-dependent methyltransferase; amino-acid sequence: MATEKVRLTGEKATMLATLYGRAIETTFPDPIIVDPMALAAVRKLDFNFRTIKLRHDDPHSIAIRAKLFDELTTELLAAHPGASVLHLGCGLDSRVFRIDVPAGTTWFDVDFPEVVDLRKQVYPDPDVDYHLVASSVTDLAWLEKVPADRPVVVVAEGLVPYLEEKAGIALFTAIAARFPAGEAVFDAWTRTAVKLRKLQPAVRQAGADMGWGIDDPRELELAIPGFTFVDAPNIFHQLDVEKLSAATRAAVSVPFIRKMSRVLHYRFTRPPLSQLEKVALTGEKSTLLLTLYARALDAVSDHPLLGDRTALDVLQKLDVDQDRIRLGTGDDIGTIIRARELDRRTIEFLRDHPDGTVLHLACGLDSRALRIDRPASSRWFDVDYPEVADLRRKLYPEPSGNYRLIGSSVADHDFLREVPDDQPVLVLAEGLTQYLTEEVVVGLFAAATRRFRSGVLLFDACAKWVVKVSRYSPPLKQAGTSFGWGIDDPHELEELVPGIRFADEWFLGDDPDLAHRSVLALFLFKRIRALSRSLRLLEYRF
- a CDS encoding GH25 family lysozyme, producing the protein MKGTFARCGVLAAGLALLFTAAQPASAAERPGPGHEGMAGPPPSFTTVSPAVAGIPGVDVSNWQGSINWTSVHNAGIKWAYIKATEGTTYKDPYFSSNYTNAYYAGMIRGAYHYAQPGASSGATQANYFASNGGAWSRDNRTLPGMLDLEGGCAGKTQSQMVAWIKDFYNTYKSRTTRDVVIYTSAGWWNSCTGGSSAFSALTPLDVASWGGSSPTMPRGFPYYTMWQYTDSGSVSGISGAVDRDTFNGSADRLLALANNTP
- a CDS encoding TetR/AcrR family transcriptional regulator; this translates as MRADARRNYEHIVEVARAAFTEHGVDVPLDDITKRAKVGAGTLYRHFPTREALIEAVFRSEMTAMSERAYELLETRPPFEALEEWLRLQLRFVEHKRGLGLALRAMDQGAETFAYCKKLMTEAVSAIVDRARQDGVIRADVRPGDILRLLHGIALASEADPSSAERLLAIMLAGIRA
- a CDS encoding YciI family protein, giving the protein MKFIISMHINPAVLDALTKEEMDAIGAGHGAFIEEIKASGELIVTQALVDPSQAAVVRVRNGQPVVTDGPFLEAKEYLGGFYLVDVESKERAIELAAKIPDTAVEGLGVEVRQVMFSDGLLEA